The following are encoded together in the Phenylobacterium sp. NIBR 498073 genome:
- a CDS encoding Hsp20/alpha crystallin family protein, with protein sequence MTAQTPAKTPPATNHRSAISVLAPIQREFDRLFERLGEGWGDGPRMDVRDTDQGLEITVELPGIDRKDVKIAVEDDILTISGEKKTEKETNQADYRVSERSYGAFTRSIALPSSVSADKIEASMRDGVLTLKAPRSDQAKPRTIEIRPTA encoded by the coding sequence ATGACCGCTCAAACACCAGCCAAGACCCCGCCGGCCACGAACCATCGTTCCGCAATCAGCGTCCTTGCGCCCATCCAGCGTGAGTTTGATCGCCTTTTCGAAAGGCTCGGCGAGGGTTGGGGAGACGGTCCGCGGATGGATGTCCGAGACACCGATCAGGGGCTGGAGATCACCGTCGAGCTTCCGGGGATCGACAGGAAAGATGTGAAAATCGCGGTCGAGGACGACATCCTTACGATCAGCGGCGAGAAGAAGACTGAGAAGGAAACCAACCAGGCCGACTATCGGGTTAGCGAGCGCAGCTATGGCGCCTTTACCCGCAGCATCGCGCTCCCGAGCAGCGTCTCGGCCGACAAGATCGAGGCGTCCATGCGCGACGGGGTGCTGACACTCAAGGCGCCGCGGAGCGATCAGGCCAAGCCGCGGACGATCGAGATCCGGCCGACCGCATAG
- a CDS encoding sensor histidine kinase, whose protein sequence is MMDQPTSCDDCRLWREADHRIANHLAMLAAFVRLKELEIDRERVTPEAVHLLLETIRTQTDAVASLHRMLSAQGADAAADLARHLQATCTPLAALLAGRVEIGVECSPDCLVTPDKVLPVTQIVSEAVTNAVKYAYQDGCEGKIHVRGRKDGASVVVEIADEGPGLKSGLDPRFGGGLGLRLMRALSKQLGGELEFVSKSSGLVVRVTFPAGLNSNGAQAPRR, encoded by the coding sequence ATGATGGATCAACCAACTTCGTGCGACGATTGCCGGCTGTGGCGAGAAGCCGATCACCGTATCGCCAATCACCTGGCCATGCTGGCCGCCTTCGTGCGGCTCAAGGAACTGGAGATCGACCGCGAAAGGGTCACGCCCGAAGCAGTGCACCTGCTTTTGGAGACCATCAGGACCCAGACCGACGCGGTCGCCAGCTTACACCGAATGCTGAGCGCTCAGGGCGCCGACGCCGCCGCAGACCTTGCCCGCCACTTGCAGGCGACCTGCACGCCGCTCGCCGCCCTGCTGGCCGGCCGCGTAGAGATCGGGGTCGAGTGCTCACCCGATTGTCTTGTGACCCCCGACAAGGTGCTTCCCGTCACTCAGATCGTGTCCGAGGCCGTCACCAACGCCGTCAAGTATGCCTATCAAGATGGTTGCGAAGGGAAGATCCACGTGCGCGGACGCAAGGACGGGGCGTCGGTGGTCGTCGAGATCGCTGATGAGGGGCCGGGCTTGAAGAGCGGGCTGGACCCGCGCTTCGGCGGCGGGCTCGGCCTGAGATTGATGCGCGCGCTCAGCAAGCAGCTTGGCGGCGAACTGGAGTTCGTTTCGAAGAGTTCTGGGCTGGTCGTACGGGTGACGTTCCCAGCGGGGCTGAACAGCAACGGTGCGCAGGCGCCGCGCCGCTAG
- a CDS encoding pyridoxamine 5'-phosphate oxidase family protein, which produces MCLEILDENRIMSIGTVRSDGWPHVTQVNYLRLDHALYFVVSRDSQKFANIDRDPRVSIALGGIQSPRGLSIAARAMEVRDGERIKQLNRAMQARSKSAAFTPHPSSPLVAIMEARPEIISLVDYTKPPGARRLMRVIEDWRLEPVAN; this is translated from the coding sequence ATGTGCCTCGAAATCCTGGACGAGAACCGGATCATGTCGATCGGAACGGTCCGGAGCGACGGCTGGCCGCATGTAACGCAGGTCAACTATCTCCGGCTTGATCACGCGCTGTACTTCGTAGTCTCGCGCGACAGTCAAAAGTTCGCGAATATCGACCGTGATCCCCGCGTTTCCATCGCGCTTGGCGGGATTCAAAGCCCGCGCGGCCTGTCAATTGCGGCTCGAGCGATGGAAGTTCGGGACGGCGAACGGATCAAGCAACTGAACCGCGCCATGCAGGCGCGATCCAAATCTGCGGCCTTCACACCCCATCCAAGCTCGCCGCTTGTCGCCATCATGGAAGCCAGGCCGGAGATCATATCCCTAGTCGACTACACGAAGCCGCCGGGCGCCCGCCGATTGATGCGGGTGATCGAGGACTGGCGCCTGGAACCTGTGGCGAACTGA
- a CDS encoding dodecin family protein — protein sequence MLKVIEVLAESETSWEAAARSAVEEASRTLRNVRSIYIKNFEAQVADDQIVSYRINAKVTFELEESR from the coding sequence ATGCTGAAAGTCATTGAGGTCCTCGCAGAGTCCGAGACCAGCTGGGAAGCTGCCGCTCGTTCCGCCGTTGAGGAGGCCAGTCGGACGCTGCGCAATGTCCGCTCGATTTATATCAAGAACTTCGAGGCGCAGGTCGCCGACGACCAGATCGTTAGCTACCGGATCAACGCCAAAGTCACCTTCGAACTTGAAGAAAGCCGCTGA
- a CDS encoding host attachment protein — MRTPSQLLFVLTDGGRARFVRKSQATGHFEAFDELRALKDLDAVREKVRSRTLPRTQSSTTPRRSAIEGDNAVRAAKESFLDRVAEHAAATCRRERFSGIFIAAPARLIGPLEARLRDKASLAGTLGKDLTKTPVERLEQWIGDVPTARLPPR; from the coding sequence ATGAGAACCCCATCGCAGCTATTGTTCGTCCTGACCGACGGCGGTCGCGCACGCTTCGTCAGGAAGTCCCAAGCCACCGGTCACTTTGAGGCCTTCGACGAGTTGAGAGCGCTCAAGGATCTCGATGCGGTGCGCGAGAAGGTTCGCTCGCGAACGCTTCCGCGGACGCAATCAAGCACAACCCCTCGACGTTCGGCGATTGAAGGCGACAACGCGGTCCGCGCGGCCAAGGAGAGCTTCCTTGATCGGGTCGCCGAGCACGCCGCCGCGACCTGCCGTCGCGAGCGATTTTCCGGCATTTTCATAGCCGCGCCGGCCCGGTTGATCGGCCCGCTCGAAGCTCGACTTCGCGACAAGGCCTCTCTAGCCGGAACACTCGGCAAGGACCTTACCAAGACACCAGTCGAGCGTCTGGAGCAATGGATTGGCGACGTTCCCACCGCCAGGCTCCCACCGCGCTGA
- a CDS encoding DUF2267 domain-containing protein, with amino-acid sequence MTTGLAVFDTTVQETNAWLNQIEAGLPPCGKQDAYQALRTVLHVLRDRLPHEAVLGLSAQLPMLIRGFFLEGWEPESPLDIHDAADFADEVETRLPEGFPRAGQDVAQAVFAVLRQQLDPGEVSKLARMLPKGLRPVLQP; translated from the coding sequence ATGACCACCGGACTTGCCGTGTTCGACACCACCGTGCAGGAAACCAATGCGTGGCTGAACCAGATTGAGGCGGGCTTACCCCCTTGCGGGAAGCAGGACGCCTATCAAGCCCTGCGGACGGTGCTGCATGTGCTGCGCGACAGGCTTCCGCATGAGGCCGTGCTGGGACTGTCGGCCCAGCTGCCCATGCTCATCCGCGGCTTCTTCCTGGAAGGGTGGGAGCCAGAATCCCCGCTCGACATCCACGACGCCGCGGACTTCGCCGATGAGGTCGAAACCCGGCTTCCTGAAGGCTTCCCACGCGCCGGACAGGATGTGGCGCAGGCCGTCTTCGCAGTCCTACGACAACAGTTGGACCCGGGCGAGGTCAGCAAATTGGCCAGGATGCTTCCGAAAGGGCTCCGCCCAGTCCTGCAGCCATGA
- a CDS encoding pyridoxamine 5'-phosphate oxidase family protein translates to MSEKLTDDVLELLEGRHDMTLASLLPDGGPHAVVVSYASRGLSLYFGCDPSSQKAANIARDPRVAITITSPYSDWSQIRGLAISGHARRLNGEAAERAAECFMKKFDEIAQYITTGAEIALFEIVIQRVSLLDYRRGFGHVARGRASSRQDGGLTWDDAAASA, encoded by the coding sequence ATGAGCGAAAAACTGACGGATGACGTGCTCGAACTGCTGGAAGGGCGCCATGACATGACGCTCGCGAGCCTGCTGCCGGACGGCGGGCCGCACGCCGTGGTGGTCAGCTACGCCTCACGCGGCCTTTCACTCTACTTCGGCTGCGATCCATCATCTCAGAAGGCGGCGAACATTGCGCGAGATCCGCGCGTCGCCATTACGATCACCTCGCCCTACTCGGATTGGTCTCAGATCCGCGGCCTGGCCATCTCCGGGCACGCAAGGCGCCTCAATGGCGAAGCCGCGGAGAGAGCCGCTGAGTGTTTCATGAAGAAGTTTGATGAGATCGCCCAGTACATCACGACCGGAGCCGAAATCGCGCTGTTCGAGATCGTGATCCAGCGCGTGAGCCTGCTCGACTACCGACGCGGGTTTGGCCACGTCGCCCGCGGTCGCGCTTCGTCTCGTCAGGACGGAGGACTGACCTGGGACGATGCCGCTGCGTCCGCCTAG